A window from Aliamphritea hakodatensis encodes these proteins:
- a CDS encoding TolC family protein, which yields MLKLTFKFPALCTIAMLSGCAALDGTRFAEQSTESLNSISEWQQQIPSASEKTYLTDLIHSEALEVLIQQGLSNNPGLQQTALAIQIARENVANVRGDQLPQASLSVSQNNTEGSDAVYQSSLDVSWTLDWLQKLQDSADASQAGLASSIAADQYARDLLASSIIDIWFQLVQQSQLIDIERTRLRVLEQNEQTIVERYRKGLDELTDLDSARSQSASSRATLVAYLQGHKTLQRSMAALLGKTEYSSPESISFPQVQIPLASVPAQDLGRRPDLQQAYLNIRIADLNSAVAYKNLLPSLSLGLSLSQSNSALRDALFTSPAWSVLNQLTIPLFQGGSLRAQARQADLTAEQTYWAYQEKLLAAVQEVENALGQENALSAQQAHISDALNNAERSFETYQTKYRQGLVTFLDLLTIQTQTFDLRVQKTQLTYARLSNRITLGLALGLGVKS from the coding sequence ATGTTAAAACTCACATTCAAATTTCCGGCATTGTGCACCATTGCCATGCTTTCAGGATGCGCAGCACTGGATGGCACCCGGTTTGCTGAGCAATCCACAGAATCGCTGAACAGCATCAGTGAATGGCAACAGCAGATACCCTCTGCCTCAGAAAAAACCTATCTGACAGACCTGATTCATTCGGAAGCTTTAGAGGTACTTATCCAACAGGGCTTAAGTAACAATCCAGGGCTACAACAAACAGCTCTGGCTATTCAGATAGCCCGTGAAAATGTCGCGAACGTCAGAGGCGACCAACTGCCGCAGGCCAGCCTCAGCGTTTCGCAGAACAACACCGAGGGCAGCGATGCGGTTTACCAGAGCAGTCTGGATGTCAGTTGGACACTGGACTGGCTGCAAAAGCTGCAGGATAGTGCAGACGCCAGTCAGGCAGGCCTTGCCAGCAGCATTGCTGCCGACCAGTATGCCCGTGACCTGCTTGCTTCTTCTATCATCGATATCTGGTTCCAACTTGTTCAGCAAAGCCAGTTAATTGATATAGAACGAACCCGGTTGCGGGTACTTGAGCAAAACGAGCAAACCATTGTTGAGCGCTACCGCAAAGGTCTTGACGAACTGACCGATCTGGATTCAGCCCGCAGCCAGAGCGCGTCATCCAGAGCAACACTGGTTGCCTATTTGCAAGGTCATAAAACCCTGCAACGTTCTATGGCAGCCCTGCTGGGTAAAACTGAATACAGCTCCCCGGAGAGCATCAGCTTTCCTCAGGTACAAATTCCCCTTGCTTCCGTTCCAGCGCAGGATCTGGGGCGCCGTCCGGACCTTCAGCAGGCCTACCTGAACATCAGAATCGCTGATCTGAACAGTGCGGTCGCTTATAAAAATCTGTTGCCCTCTCTTTCACTGGGTCTGTCCCTCTCCCAAAGCAACTCAGCATTACGTGATGCGCTGTTCACCAGCCCCGCGTGGAGTGTCCTGAACCAGCTCACTATTCCTCTGTTTCAGGGAGGCAGTCTACGGGCACAGGCCCGGCAGGCGGATCTGACTGCAGAGCAGACCTATTGGGCCTATCAGGAAAAGCTGTTAGCTGCCGTGCAGGAAGTAGAAAACGCCCTGGGGCAGGAGAACGCATTATCGGCACAGCAAGCACATATCAGCGACGCGCTGAACAACGCTGAGCGCAGCTTTGAAACCTATCAGACAAAGTATCGCCAGGGGCTGGTGACATTTCTGGATTTGCTAACAATCCAGACACAAACCTTCGACCTCAGAGTGCAGAAAACCCAACTGACTTACGCGCGCTTATCAAACCGCATAACCCTTGGACTGGCATTAGGGCTGGGAGTTAAATCATGA
- a CDS encoding efflux RND transporter periplasmic adaptor subunit: MKKSVKTQLLITVIAAAGVLGAYAISSNSPEENFPAPLPEAKSYPQVTIIEPAAGNFPSSIKGYGEVIPVQTLNLAAEVSGRVTQLSALFKSGERLQAGDVLLKVDDTEYREAVANAKSALAAAEVTLLQQQLNRTQAKAEWQRSGLKGSPDSELALYAPQVKSARAAVEHARRSLEKANADLGKTIIRAPFNALIVSRAVELGGFIQPGAELAVLYGTDQVELTLPISTKDWSHLPQPSEDEKTWFVSLSDTESDHQWQGYVDRATQHIESNTRQRSLIVRLDNPLDQSPPLYPGTFIEASVPGLIMEDVWQIPASSVTQNNEIWFVDGTDTLIKAPANIRLRMADKVYLASEDTAVIPRIVTLPLASYLPGMKVETDAASGIPAALAQTNASSGSTR, from the coding sequence ATGAAAAAGAGTGTTAAAACACAGTTACTGATTACCGTAATTGCTGCTGCCGGTGTGCTTGGAGCGTATGCCATCAGTAGCAACTCTCCAGAAGAGAACTTTCCGGCACCGCTGCCAGAGGCCAAAAGCTACCCGCAAGTCACAATCATTGAACCGGCAGCCGGAAACTTTCCTTCCAGTATTAAGGGGTACGGTGAAGTCATTCCTGTTCAGACACTTAATCTGGCTGCTGAAGTGAGTGGCAGAGTTACTCAACTCTCTGCGTTGTTTAAAAGCGGCGAACGGCTTCAGGCCGGCGATGTATTGCTGAAGGTTGATGATACTGAATACCGGGAAGCGGTTGCGAATGCGAAATCGGCACTCGCGGCTGCTGAGGTAACACTATTACAACAGCAACTGAACCGCACCCAGGCTAAAGCTGAGTGGCAACGCTCCGGCCTGAAAGGTTCTCCCGACTCTGAACTGGCACTGTATGCACCTCAGGTAAAATCAGCCCGGGCAGCGGTTGAGCACGCCAGACGCTCTCTCGAAAAAGCCAACGCGGATCTTGGCAAAACGATTATCCGGGCGCCTTTTAACGCCCTGATCGTGTCCCGTGCGGTCGAGCTGGGTGGCTTTATCCAGCCAGGCGCTGAACTGGCCGTTTTGTACGGCACTGATCAGGTAGAACTGACACTGCCGATCTCCACAAAAGACTGGAGCCACCTCCCACAACCCTCTGAAGATGAAAAAACCTGGTTTGTCTCATTGTCAGATACTGAAAGCGATCACCAGTGGCAGGGATATGTGGACCGGGCAACACAACACATCGAAAGTAATACCCGGCAACGCTCCCTGATTGTCCGGCTGGATAACCCTCTGGATCAGTCCCCGCCTCTCTATCCCGGTACATTTATTGAAGCTTCAGTTCCCGGTTTAATAATGGAAGATGTTTGGCAAATTCCGGCTTCAAGTGTCACTCAGAATAATGAGATCTGGTTTGTAGACGGCACTGATACTCTGATCAAAGCACCGGCCAATATCCGTTTACGCATGGCTGATAAAGTATACCTGGCATCTGAAGACACCGCCGTCATTCCCCGTATTGTCACATTACCGCTTGCCAGCTATTTGCCGGGTATGAAAGTTGAAACTGACGCAGCTTCCGGCATACCGGCGGCCTTAGCTCAAACCAACGCATCTTCCGGGAGCACCCGATGA
- a CDS encoding efflux RND transporter permease subunit has protein sequence MNQISRTGIIAWFAGNSVASNLLLLSIILLGLLSVDGLRKEAFPPWPVDSVTVSVTYDSGDATQTEEGIAIKIEEAVASVNGIKRVTSVSDANSSTVTIERVSGYDLDTLLRDVKSKVDAIYNFPADAENPVIEKQALKEHAYSVKIYGNTDRLTLQTLAERMKVDLLAQSQISSVDIKGKAEKLLSVEIDEAKLEAYGLTLSDVQTAINAESTSALSTSLRSEDQIVRLKVARQAYYAEQFARIPVITDPAGTVIRLGDISQIEDSFTDQTYTLARYNGMNGIGLEMTVNETGDVIKLVEEADEIVEKWQTSAALPDNVSVQAWNDGSALIKDRLSLLIKNALSGIALVFVVLALFLNLRVALWVVAGLPFIFCGTLFFMSESFTGMSINEMTTFGFILALGIVVDDAVVVGESIYTERRIKGDTLANTIAGTKRVAVPTIFGVLTTVAVFVALANIEGGMGQVYSQFAVIVTICLLLSVVESKLILPAHLAHLNTHRKIGNGWKDCWARIQHRCDAGLMWVTERLYAPLIRQVIQFRYAAVLASIAVFIFVLSMPFNGSVRTGFFPDIPGTTISASLAMQNDASFGLTQKNLLTLEQLAQKADRTLSGPDTASGIGTVEIIASDDFSGSVSVELNESASYSINDFTREWKSLAGSLEGVKSLDIRSGFGGGNEFKVELKAWDSQTLSLAGKKFLTALSQIKGVQGIDNNFSSGQNQLKFSLTQQGYTLGITTADLSRQILQAFGGEVVQQYQRGKDEIKVRIRYPESARRDISDILNAKVRLPNGSVVPLSVVASVTEEYQQTERTRIGGLQAYYVSASVDKAILSPTELVQQLEATLVPELQKSYPDLNIHFAGEAEEQAETAGSMTELFVIAMMAVYILLAVPLRSYFQPLIIMTAIPFGLVGAILGHWFNDMMLSVLSFNGIVALSGVVVNDSLLLVSRFNENRKQDIPYREAIIEACTGRIRPVLLTSLTTFAGLAPLLSETSTQAQFIIPAAASLGYGILFATAITLIIIPAMLMIQYDVTQFFSSKTHTSETNAYPEESGC, from the coding sequence ATGAATCAGATATCAAGAACGGGAATCATCGCCTGGTTCGCCGGTAACAGTGTTGCATCTAACCTGCTGCTGTTGAGCATCATTCTGCTGGGGTTGTTATCTGTTGACGGTTTACGCAAAGAAGCCTTCCCTCCCTGGCCTGTCGATTCGGTCACAGTCTCTGTTACTTATGACAGTGGTGATGCCACCCAGACCGAAGAAGGCATTGCAATAAAAATTGAAGAAGCAGTCGCAAGCGTTAACGGTATCAAACGGGTTACCTCGGTATCTGATGCAAACTCATCTACCGTGACAATTGAAAGAGTCAGTGGCTATGATTTGGACACGCTGTTACGGGATGTAAAAAGTAAAGTTGATGCTATTTATAATTTTCCGGCAGATGCTGAAAACCCGGTGATTGAAAAGCAGGCACTTAAAGAACACGCCTACTCAGTCAAAATTTACGGTAATACAGACCGACTTACCCTGCAAACACTGGCCGAACGCATGAAGGTTGACCTTCTTGCTCAGAGCCAGATCAGCAGCGTGGATATTAAAGGCAAAGCCGAAAAGTTACTGTCTGTTGAGATCGATGAAGCTAAATTAGAAGCTTACGGTCTGACCCTTTCAGACGTACAGACAGCCATCAATGCGGAATCAACCTCAGCCCTGTCCACCAGCCTGCGCAGTGAAGATCAGATTGTGCGGCTGAAAGTTGCCCGGCAAGCCTATTATGCCGAGCAATTTGCCCGGATTCCCGTCATTACTGATCCTGCAGGAACGGTTATCAGGCTCGGCGATATCAGCCAGATTGAAGACAGCTTTACCGATCAGACCTACACCCTGGCCCGCTATAACGGCATGAACGGCATCGGCCTTGAAATGACCGTCAATGAAACCGGCGATGTTATCAAGCTGGTTGAAGAGGCTGATGAGATCGTTGAAAAATGGCAAACCTCCGCAGCTCTGCCGGACAATGTATCTGTACAAGCCTGGAATGATGGCAGTGCACTGATTAAAGACCGGCTCTCACTGCTCATCAAAAATGCACTGTCCGGTATAGCTCTGGTCTTTGTTGTCCTGGCCCTGTTTCTGAATCTTCGGGTCGCTCTTTGGGTTGTTGCCGGCCTGCCATTCATTTTCTGTGGCACCCTGTTCTTCATGTCTGAATCCTTCACCGGCATGTCGATCAATGAGATGACCACTTTTGGCTTTATTCTAGCTCTGGGTATCGTAGTTGATGACGCCGTCGTCGTTGGCGAAAGCATTTATACAGAACGCCGGATCAAGGGTGACACACTGGCCAACACCATCGCCGGCACTAAGCGCGTCGCCGTGCCCACGATATTCGGTGTACTGACTACCGTTGCGGTATTTGTGGCCCTGGCCAACATCGAAGGCGGCATGGGACAGGTGTATAGTCAGTTTGCGGTAATCGTTACTATCTGTTTACTGCTCTCGGTGGTGGAGTCTAAACTGATTCTTCCGGCACATCTGGCACACCTGAATACACACCGCAAAATCGGTAACGGCTGGAAAGATTGCTGGGCACGTATTCAGCACCGCTGCGACGCCGGGCTTATGTGGGTGACTGAACGGCTCTATGCCCCATTAATCAGACAGGTTATTCAATTTAGGTATGCCGCTGTATTAGCCTCCATTGCTGTTTTTATTTTCGTTCTCTCCATGCCTTTTAACGGCAGCGTTCGCACCGGATTCTTTCCTGACATCCCGGGTACAACGATTTCCGCCAGCCTTGCGATGCAAAATGATGCCAGCTTTGGCCTCACCCAAAAAAACCTGCTGACCCTTGAACAGCTTGCACAAAAAGCAGATCGGACCCTGTCCGGACCAGATACCGCGTCCGGTATTGGTACTGTTGAAATCATTGCCAGCGATGATTTCTCCGGATCCGTTTCCGTTGAACTGAACGAATCTGCGAGCTACTCAATTAATGACTTCACCCGCGAATGGAAATCTCTGGCTGGCAGTCTGGAAGGCGTAAAATCACTGGATATTCGTTCGGGTTTTGGGGGCGGCAATGAATTCAAAGTTGAACTGAAAGCCTGGGACAGCCAGACACTGTCCCTGGCCGGTAAGAAATTTTTAACAGCGCTCTCTCAAATAAAAGGTGTACAGGGGATTGATAACAACTTCAGCAGCGGCCAGAACCAGCTGAAGTTCAGCCTGACCCAGCAAGGCTATACATTGGGTATTACAACGGCGGATCTTTCCCGGCAGATACTGCAGGCCTTTGGCGGTGAAGTGGTCCAGCAGTATCAGCGGGGAAAAGACGAAATCAAGGTTCGCATCCGCTACCCTGAATCAGCACGCCGGGATATCAGCGATATCCTCAATGCCAAAGTCCGTCTGCCCAACGGATCTGTAGTGCCGCTCTCGGTAGTCGCTTCAGTCACCGAAGAATATCAGCAAACCGAAAGGACCCGGATCGGCGGGCTGCAGGCTTACTATGTGAGCGCCAGTGTTGATAAGGCAATCCTGTCTCCAACAGAACTGGTTCAGCAGCTAGAGGCAACACTTGTCCCTGAATTGCAGAAAAGCTATCCGGATCTGAACATTCATTTTGCCGGTGAAGCGGAAGAGCAGGCTGAAACAGCAGGCTCAATGACCGAACTGTTCGTCATCGCCATGATGGCTGTTTATATTCTGTTGGCAGTTCCCTTACGTTCTTATTTTCAACCACTTATCATTATGACAGCCATTCCGTTTGGCCTGGTCGGTGCCATCCTGGGACACTGGTTCAACGATATGATGCTGAGCGTGTTGTCATTCAACGGTATCGTCGCACTGAGCGGTGTGGTGGTGAATGACAGTCTGCTGCTGGTTTCCCGTTTTAATGAAAACCGCAAGCAGGATATACCTTATCGTGAAGCAATAATTGAGGCCTGTACAGGCCGGATCAGGCCTGTACTGCTGACATCTCTTACCACCTTTGCAGGGCTTGCCCCCCTTTTGAGTGAAACATCAACTCAGGCTCAGTTCATCATCCCGGCAGCAGCGTCACTGGGATACGGCATTTTATTCGCCACGGCAATTACGTTGATAATTATTCCCGCAATGCTCATGATTCAGTATGACGTAACACAGTTTTTCAGCTCTAAAACGCATACATCTGAAACAAATGCTTACCCCGAGGAATCCGGATGCTAA
- a CDS encoding response regulator transcription factor, with product MLNVLLAEDDRDLALAVIDHLEIESIICDYAANGMEGAALIAKNRYDVLILDINMPGMDGLSLCEKIRSDSNDTPILMLTARDTLANKIEGFNAGTDDYMIKPFEIEELIVRLHALSKRRSGQVSVIQTGPLQLNLHSRTASINSSPIKLSPTGFKLLEVLMRASPHPVPHADLIMKVWGDDLPDSNKLRVHIHNLRKALETGNAGDMLKTATGFGFFISSEHS from the coding sequence ATGCTAAATGTTTTACTGGCAGAAGATGATCGCGACCTGGCACTGGCTGTTATCGACCATCTGGAGATTGAAAGCATCATCTGCGACTACGCAGCCAATGGTATGGAAGGCGCAGCGCTGATCGCGAAGAACCGCTATGACGTGCTGATCCTGGATATCAATATGCCAGGCATGGACGGTTTATCATTGTGTGAAAAAATACGCTCTGACAGCAATGATACTCCAATCCTGATGTTGACCGCCCGGGATACGCTGGCAAATAAAATTGAAGGATTTAACGCCGGTACCGATGATTACATGATCAAACCCTTTGAGATTGAAGAGCTGATCGTGCGCCTGCATGCTCTTTCCAAAAGGCGCAGCGGCCAGGTATCCGTTATTCAGACCGGTCCGCTGCAGCTGAACCTTCACAGCCGCACCGCCAGTATCAACAGTTCTCCGATCAAACTGAGCCCAACGGGTTTTAAACTTCTGGAAGTACTCATGCGGGCAAGCCCCCATCCGGTCCCCCATGCGGATCTGATAATGAAAGTATGGGGAGATGACTTACCCGACAGTAACAAACTGCGCGTTCACATTCACAATCTGCGCAAAGCGCTGGAAACAGGCAATGCCGGTGACATGCTGAAAACCGCCACAGGATTCGGATTTTTCATTTCCTCAGAACACAGCTGA
- a CDS encoding sensor histidine kinase yields MQQTKSLKSYILFRIILLAICMSALLTYQSTQYFLEGFDSVQESQMIQASKLLPPGQNAITTDFGYHVADRWEKVPENIRNIFPTPPERHQKQLIHFENWWYFAPPEKSYSLMSLRNKHGELRYVSKIMISSNMEKTTSHEGLDPMVIIALWGLGSLAVFIFVIYRMLNNLTYPVQSIYKWARQLNLKSANESPPDFQYDELNQLAKIIHGSIQNAGQALEREKEFLGFASHELRTPIATLRSNATLLDKISTSPSLKEREVRDRILRASLTMKGITETLLWLNRDSQEALETTDVHIEYTLQQVTGELDYLLAGKDVEVSIRTQPTIMQLPEAAFRILITNIIRNAFQHTISGKIQIIQDGNSIRVINTLPASQAKTQTGFGLGLKLIRQLVSRFNWALTEQEEDASKQMTVIFNPEK; encoded by the coding sequence ATGCAGCAAACCAAAAGCCTGAAATCCTATATTCTGTTCCGGATAATCCTGCTGGCCATCTGTATGTCTGCACTGCTCACCTACCAGAGCACACAGTATTTTCTTGAAGGCTTTGATTCCGTACAGGAATCTCAGATGATACAGGCATCAAAACTGCTACCGCCGGGGCAAAACGCCATTACTACCGACTTTGGTTACCATGTGGCAGACCGCTGGGAAAAGGTGCCGGAAAACATCCGAAACATATTCCCAACCCCGCCGGAGCGACATCAGAAGCAGCTGATCCATTTTGAAAACTGGTGGTACTTTGCCCCCCCGGAAAAATCTTATTCTCTGATGTCCCTGCGGAATAAACATGGCGAACTGCGTTACGTTTCAAAGATTATGATTTCATCCAACATGGAGAAAACAACATCCCATGAAGGGCTGGACCCCATGGTAATCATCGCTTTATGGGGCCTGGGATCATTGGCTGTTTTTATTTTCGTCATATACCGGATGCTGAATAACCTCACCTATCCGGTGCAGTCTATCTACAAATGGGCCAGGCAACTGAATCTGAAGAGTGCTAACGAATCCCCGCCGGACTTTCAGTACGATGAACTGAACCAGCTTGCGAAAATCATTCATGGCAGTATTCAGAATGCGGGACAAGCACTGGAACGGGAAAAAGAGTTTCTGGGCTTCGCCAGCCACGAACTGCGCACCCCCATCGCAACCCTCAGAAGCAATGCCACACTGCTGGACAAAATAAGCACCTCGCCGTCCCTCAAAGAACGTGAAGTACGGGACAGAATTCTTCGGGCCAGCCTAACCATGAAAGGCATTACGGAAACCCTGCTTTGGCTGAACAGAGACAGCCAGGAAGCCCTTGAGACCACCGACGTGCATATAGAATATACTCTGCAACAGGTAACCGGCGAACTTGACTACCTTCTTGCCGGCAAAGACGTCGAAGTGAGTATCCGAACTCAGCCCACCATCATGCAACTGCCTGAAGCGGCCTTCCGTATTCTGATCACGAATATCATCCGCAATGCGTTTCAGCATACTATTAGTGGAAAAATTCAGATCATTCAGGACGGCAACAGTATCCGGGTGATCAATACATTGCCCGCCAGCCAAGCCAAAACCCAGACCGGATTCGGACTGGGGCTGAAACTGATTCGCCAGCTCGTCAGCCGCTTCAACTGGGCACTGACGGAACAGGAAGAAGATGCAAGCAAACAGATGACGGTTATCTTCAACCCGGAAAAATAA
- a CDS encoding cytochrome b, producing MNNDTPSKLSRTTVRLHWLIAFLMIMLLASGLYISTTETFALMPWHKSFGVLVFGFAVFRIIWRIKQGWPAHVGNYSRIERILSKASHWILISGTVIMPFSGFMMSAMGGYGVTAFGVELFPTNTGPDGPFDFVAINESLKNIMSTVHSLAGDLILITVALHTIGALKHHLIDKDATIRRMLGAKPHTKSTYE from the coding sequence ATGAATAACGATACCCCATCAAAACTGTCCCGAACCACGGTGAGATTACACTGGCTGATTGCTTTTCTGATGATCATGCTATTAGCCAGCGGCCTTTACATTTCAACCACAGAAACCTTTGCCCTGATGCCCTGGCATAAATCCTTTGGGGTGCTGGTATTTGGTTTTGCTGTTTTTCGCATTATCTGGCGTATAAAACAGGGCTGGCCGGCACACGTGGGTAACTACTCCCGGATAGAACGCATTCTGTCCAAAGCCAGCCACTGGATTTTAATTTCAGGCACAGTCATCATGCCTTTCAGTGGTTTCATGATGTCTGCAATGGGCGGCTACGGCGTGACAGCCTTTGGGGTGGAACTCTTCCCAACAAACACAGGTCCGGATGGCCCGTTTGATTTTGTGGCTATCAATGAGAGCCTGAAAAACATTATGAGTACTGTACACAGTCTGGCCGGGGACCTGATTCTGATCACAGTGGCCCTGCATACAATCGGCGCACTGAAACATCACCTGATAGATAAAGATGCCACAATCCGCCGGATGCTTGGAGCCAAACCCCATACCAAAAGCACATACGAGTAA
- a CDS encoding Na+/H+ antiporter NhaC family protein: MQTSNPLALLPLALFLVLFIGSGLYYQSQGTDFAFYQISAPVAIIPAIVLALCFSAGSLNNRLESFIKGIGDSTIITMVLVFLLAGAFASVVKAVGGVDATVNFGLSVIPEWLLLPGIFVIAAFIATSMGTSMGTIAAVAPVAVGLSESSDLPLLLTTGAVVGGAMFGDNLSIISDTTIAATRTQGCAMRDKFRLNLMIALPAAFAAILLLAYQSNPGDVIPQDYEFIKVVPYLVVLVLAVLGMNVMLVLLTGILLAGGVGFMSLPDYSVAQLSKQIYQGYTGMQEIIILSMLIGGLGALIKQQGGLNFIAQTIEKLTHREGREDNRRVGEFSIAASVAAVNLCTANNTVSIVIAGSLARDIAERYGVNAKRAASLMDIFSCVVQGMIPWGAQILLASSVAKVSPLELVTSVQYCWFLGLAAIISVIIARPGYGR, translated from the coding sequence ATGCAAACTTCCAACCCACTGGCGCTGCTACCGTTAGCGCTGTTTCTTGTGCTGTTCATTGGCAGCGGTCTTTATTATCAGTCACAGGGCACTGATTTTGCTTTCTATCAGATTTCTGCGCCCGTCGCGATTATCCCGGCGATTGTGCTGGCACTTTGCTTTTCTGCCGGATCACTGAATAACCGGCTGGAATCTTTCATTAAAGGGATCGGTGATTCCACCATTATCACCATGGTGCTGGTGTTTCTGCTGGCCGGGGCGTTTGCCTCAGTGGTGAAAGCTGTTGGCGGGGTAGATGCAACGGTTAATTTCGGGCTGAGCGTTATACCTGAATGGCTGTTATTACCGGGCATCTTTGTGATTGCTGCTTTTATTGCTACATCAATGGGTACCTCCATGGGCACTATTGCCGCGGTGGCACCGGTTGCGGTCGGGTTATCTGAGTCCAGTGACCTGCCATTGCTGTTGACTACCGGCGCTGTTGTTGGCGGCGCCATGTTTGGCGATAACTTGTCGATCATCTCAGATACAACCATTGCTGCAACCCGTACTCAGGGGTGTGCAATGCGGGATAAGTTCCGTCTTAACCTGATGATCGCCTTGCCGGCGGCCTTTGCGGCGATTCTGTTGCTGGCCTATCAGAGTAACCCGGGTGATGTGATACCGCAGGATTATGAATTCATTAAAGTAGTGCCGTATCTGGTTGTGCTGGTTCTGGCGGTATTGGGGATGAATGTAATGCTGGTACTGTTAACCGGTATCTTACTGGCCGGTGGCGTTGGCTTCATGAGCCTGCCGGATTACAGTGTGGCGCAGTTGTCTAAACAGATTTACCAGGGCTATACCGGAATGCAGGAAATTATAATCCTGTCTATGCTGATCGGCGGTTTAGGTGCTTTGATCAAACAGCAGGGTGGCCTGAACTTTATTGCGCAGACCATTGAGAAACTGACTCACCGGGAAGGGCGCGAAGATAATCGCCGGGTGGGGGAATTCAGCATTGCCGCCAGTGTGGCTGCGGTAAACCTGTGTACTGCTAATAATACGGTGTCCATTGTCATTGCCGGCTCGCTGGCAAGGGACATTGCGGAACGTTATGGGGTAAACGCGAAACGCGCTGCCAGCCTGATGGATATTTTTTCCTGTGTGGTTCAGGGGATGATCCCCTGGGGCGCGCAGATCCTGCTGGCATCATCTGTCGCAAAAGTTTCCCCACTGGAGCTGGTGACGTCGGTGCAGTACTGCTGGTTCCTTGGATTAGCGGCGATCATTTCAGTGATCATTGCCCGGCCGGGTTATGGCCGCTAA